The following proteins come from a genomic window of Montipora foliosa isolate CH-2021 chromosome 2, ASM3666993v2, whole genome shotgun sequence:
- the LOC137992134 gene encoding bone morphogenetic protein 2-like, producing MAYFQRALLLFCVAAVTVFHNRLVEASTAGEAAKTLSSAKENIASTEMGAHDYMLRLYHELARNGKVLNRGAVKGNQVHGFIDNDGSSDRIFKFNISIPRQQHIRFVELAIHKLPSTQPQTSQNFTITINIIDIWNSSLLATQKVTMGTTGWISFPLRKSTIRRWNRYPLRNAGISVQVSDMSSSVQFSTRQTNATFEPILVVHCKDPESFHPFQQNSHHAHRAGRSVHSGFAGKCQIHNLTIYFKDLGWDKWFIAPKMYSANYCGGTCLDRYNTQMMSNHALVQLLVHQKEPGRAHAPCCVPNNMSALSVLYFGGPGKSTYVLKTVDDFAVQSCACR from the exons ATGGCGTATTTCCAACGAGCGCTTCTTCTATTTTGTGTCGCTGCTGTCACTGTCTTCCACAATCGCCTAGTAGAAGCTTCTACCGCCGGCGAAGCCGCTAAAACGCTCTCCTCAGCAAAGGAAAATATTGCTTCAACAGAGATGGGAGCACATGACTACATGCTGCGACTGTATCATGAGCTTGCAAGAAATGGAAAAGTTCTAAACCGCGGAGCTGTCAAAGGAAATCAAGTTCATGGCTTTATTGACAACG ATGGATCCAGTGATCGTATTTTCAAATTCAACATCTCCATCCCTCGGCAGCAACACATTAGGTTTGTTGAATTGGCAATTCACAAACTTCCTTCCACACAACCGCAGACATCTCAAAACTTCACAATCACGATTAACATCATTGACATCTGGAACAGTAGTCTTCTCGCAACCCAAAAGGTTACCATGGGAACGACCGGTTGGATAAGCTTTCCTTTGCGGAAATCCACCATCCGTCGATGGAACCGCTATCCACTTCGTAACGCGGGAATTTCTGTGCAAGTTAGTGACATGTCTAGCTCGGTTCAGTTTTCGACGCGACAGACCAACGCAACTTTTGAGCCAATTTTGGTCGTTCACTGCAAAGACCCAGAATCTTTTCATCCCTTTCAGCAGAATTCACATCATGCACATCGTGCCGGAAGATCAGTTCACTCTGGCTTTGCCGGAAAATGCCAGATTCACAATTTAACAATCTACTTCAAAGACCTCGGTTGGGACAAATGGTTCATTGCACCCAAGATGTACTCAGCGAATTACTGCGGGGGGACCTGTCTCGATCGTTACAATACCCAGATGATGAGCAACCACGCCTTGGTTCAACTTCTTGTTCACCAAAAGGAGCCTGGTCGAGCGCACGCCCCCTGCTGTGTACCCAACAACATGTCAGCACTTTCCGTGTTATACTTCGGTGGTCCAGGAAAAAGCACCTATGTTTTGAAGACAGTGGATGACTTTGCAGTCCAGTCTTGTGCTTGTCGTTGA
- the LOC137992135 gene encoding transcription initiation factor IIA subunit 1-like, with the protein MATSSVVSKLYRGVMEDVIKNVRESFLNEGVDEQVLQELKQIWESKLLQTRAIDGMPAEGPQTSRQTYIYPHITPQAQIIRETSKVKLVPAVRVPEAVTPQQAASGQTAIMYPSAHAHALGQMTAAASAATMAIPGSITQIQQGTPAHAYPTVRTIQTTQQVGNLQQQILTTGQLPGTSPHQVIRTMQRQPTAAGNTQPLGVHVIQVDGANDSDSDEDDDDDDEDEDDDDRKDKLKEELEEEPYEDEDPLNSDDDVSDDDPGDLFDTENVVVCQFDKIARSRNKWKFHLKDGIMNLRGKDYVFQKATGEAEW; encoded by the exons ATGGCAACATCTAGTGTGGTG TCAAAGTTGTATCGCGGAGTCATGGAAGATGTCATAAAGAACGTGAGAGAGAGCTTCCTAAACGAAGGCGTTGATGAACAAGTGCTTCAAGAACTAAAGCAG ATCTGGGAAAGTAAACTTTTGCAAACACGAGCTATAGATGGAATGCCAGCAGAAGGACCACAAACTTCTCGTCAGACGTACATCTACCCACACATTACACCTCAGGCACAAATTATAAGAGAAACATCTAAAG TGAAGCTTGTTCCAGCTGTAAGAGTTCCAGAAGCTGTAACACCACAACAAGCAGCTAGTGGACAGACTGCAATAATGTACCCCTCAGCTCATGCTCATGCACTGGGACAAATG ACAGCGGCAGCCTCAGCAGCAACAATGGCGATTCCTGGAAGCATAACACAAATTCAGCAGGGAACACCAGCTCATG CTTATCCTACGGTGCGGACAATACAGACAACACAGCAAGTAGGAAATCTTCAGCAACAAATTCTCACTACAGGACAGCTTCCCGGTACATCCCCACATCAGGTTATTAGAACAATGCAACGTCAACCAACTGCTGCAGGAAACACACAG cCCTTGGGGGTTCATGTCATTCAAGTAGATGGGGCTAATGACAGTGACAgcgatgaggatgatgatgatgatgacgaagatgaagatgacgatgatagAAAAGACAAATTGAAGGAAGAATTAGAAGAGGAACCATATGAA GATGAAGACCCTCTTAATTCAGATGATGACGTTTCTGATGATGACCCAGGAGACCTTTTTGATACCGAAAATGTTGTCGTGTGTCAATTTGATAAG ATTGCTCGCAGCAGAAACAAGTGGAAATTTCACTTAAAGGATGGAATAATGAATCTAAGGGGGAAAGATTATGTGTTCCAGAAGGCAACTGGTGAAGCTGAGTGGTAG
- the LOC137992132 gene encoding uncharacterized protein, protein MPKTGAERNRIYRNKIKSDPESYASYKAKDKERKRIARKRVLSPAKVAEDRRRSKERMRLHRLRKKMSISNVKNDIETNESAFRTPQALGRAVKRVSSHLPSSPRKKRAVISKIAKSSGLSFSTKGKPVHQKGNKGISDSTITKVQEFYCKDSISRQAPGRKDYVIVRKSQKKLKVQKRHLMWTLKETFALFQVEHPDVKIGLSKFSALRPANVLPQSSTPRQVCLCQYHDNIKLLCDSLNKKIPNFPQYSSAFIDNLVCDTKDEVCMYSKCSKCPNWIDAIKKDAPLDDDIVWSQWERVSQPVESKKGKIKDVSKMLKVTNEGTVEEALGDLEDKIPFFLEHVFIKRKQHQFFEDRISQLGPEEAVVQVDFAENYTCCYQDEIQAAHWSQEQITLFTAAVWVNDSSKTTCETHCIISDDHGHDKWSVSVFLDTVINDFVAKKHPQVKRVDVFSDGPASQFKNKYMANFCCKLERHGLKVRWNFFATSHGKGVVDGVGGSVKRAVWTAVSTRKVIRVVSAEEFFDTARKFCKSVNVTLCLKEDISKAGKVLCLEECFKEAKAIAGIKRMHCIEPSPTKGKVLCRLYSSQPVKSNHDNISSDCESFHGDSTDVSIPEDPMSDGSQEADGNQASYVSIPEDPMSDGSQETDRNHAISSDVEITDNVSRSADCTCTFADLCMQSTEELANDIHLGLPEEIRKCFDNSSNVNLHPSSSSLAQLLVNGSIEFGGDTLISLSDLKELDGKGDTDEEKWIPNFVIDSYLHLIKSECSPGQCKAEVLKWEEFEKVAVEKIKEKNLLQQDIILIPCNSGGRHWVLCAILSKEKSIVVLDSLPGETVKPSTQAILSKVMTMLRLTNSTTDFQQEEWSLYVNMCKEIPQQQNGYDCGIFTCLYARCLATGCPMVVQDNIPALRQVMIVELHQRKLSSLPGPTVKAGEYYAVAFVQNFYFGRVLEVNGSSVTLKFLHRVGAETFHWPRRDDVLQVHQSCIFFGPVTVPMFISGPFKVPELQYVQKLFKAMNRSKNA, encoded by the coding sequence ATGCCAAAGACAGGAGCAGAAAGAAACAGAATatacagaaataaaataaaaagtgatCCAGAGAGTTATGCTTCTTACAAGGCGAAAGACAAAGAGAGGAAGAGGATAGCCAGGAAAAGGGTTCTAAGTCCAGCAAAAGTTGCAGAAGACAGAAGAAGAAGCAAGGAAAGAATGAGACTACACAGGTTAAGAAAGAAAATGTCAATATCTAATGTGAAAAATGACATTGAGACAAACGAATCTGCCTTTAGAACACCACAGGCCTTAGGAAGAGCTGTGAAGAGAGTCTCAAGTCATCTTCCTAGTAGCCCAAGGAAAAAGAGAGCTGTCATTTCTAAAATTGCAAAGTCAAGTGGTCTGTCATTTTCAACCAAAGGAAAGCCAGTTCATCAAAAAGGTAATAAAGGAATTTCTGACTCTACTATAACTAAAGTTCAAGAGTTCTATTGCAAAGATTCTATCTCTAGACAAGCACCTGGGCGCAAGGACTATGTAATAGTCAGAAAAAGTCAGAAAAAGTTAAAGGTCCAGAAACGGCACTTAATGTGGACattgaaagaaacatttgcACTCTTTCAAGTTGAACACCCAGATGTCAAAATAGGGCTAAGTAAATTCAGTGCATTGAGGCCAGCAAATGTTCTTCCTCAGTCATCTACACCAAGGCAAGTCTGCCTATGTCAGTATCATGACAACATTAAATTACTCTGCGATTCACTGAACAAGAAGATCCCAAACTTCCCTCAATATTCTAGTGCATTTATTGATAATCTGGTGTGTGATACCAAGGATGAAGTTTGTATGTATAGTAAATGTAGTAAATGCCCCAACTGGATTGATGCCATCAAGAAAGATGCACCACTGGATGATGATATTGTATGGAGTCAGTGGGAAAGAGTGTCTCAGCCTGTTGAgtcaaagaaagggaaaatcaAGGATGTATCGAAGATGTTAAAAGTAACAAATGAAGGGACAGTTGAAGAAGCACTAGGTGATCTGGAAGATAAAATTCCTTTCTTCTTAGAACATGTATTCATCAAAAGGAAACAACATCAGTTTTTTGAAGATCGCATCTCACAACTTGGCCCAGAAGAAGCAGTAGTTCAGGTTGATTTTGCCGAGAACTATACATGTTGCTACCAAGATGAGATACAAGCAGCTCATTGGAGCCAAGAGCAAATTACATTATTCACAGCTGCAGTGTGGGTAAATGATTCCAGCAAAACAACCTGTGAGACACATTGCATTATCAGTGATGATCATGGTCATGACAAGTGGTCTGTGTCTGTATTTTTGGACACTGTGATAAATGACTTTGTTGCAAAGAAGCATCCACAAGTGAAAAGGGTTGATGTTTTCTCTGATGGACCAGCCTCCCAATTCAAGAACAAGTACATGGCAAATTTTTGCTGTAAACTTGAAAGGCATGGACTGAAAGTCAGGTGGAATTTTTTTGCCACTTCTCATGGAAAGGGAGTTGTAGATGGTGTTGGTGGTAGTGTTAAGAGAGCTGTATGGACTGCTGTCTCGACAAGGAAAGTAATAAGAGTGGTCAGTGCAGAGGAATTTTTTGACACTGCTAGAAAGTTCTGTAAGTCTGTTAATGTCACTCTCTGTTTGAAAGAAGATATTTCAAAGGCAGGCAAAGTTTTGTGTCTTGAAGAGTGCTTTAAAGAAGCCAAAGCGATTGCTGGAATAAAGAGGATGCACTGCATTGAGCCAAGTCCAACAAAAGGAAAAGTGCTTTGTCGTTTATATTCAAGTCAGCCAGTGAAAAGTAATCATGATAACATTTCCAGTGATTGTGAAAGTTTTCACGGTGATTCCACAGATGTGTCCATACCAGAAGATCCAATGTCAGATGGTAGTCAAGAGGCTGATGGAAATCAAGCTAGCTATGTGTCCATACCAGAAGATCCAATGTCAGACGGTAGTCAAGAGACTGATAGAAATCATGCTATATCAAGTGATGTAGAAATAACTGATAATGTATCAAGATCTGCAGATTGTACGTGTACCTTTGCCGATCTTTGTATGCAAAGTACAGAAGAACTTGCTAATGACATACATTTGGGATTACCTGAAGAAATCCGAAAATGTTTTGATAATTCTAGCAATGTTAACCTACATCCATCCAGTTCGTCCTTGGCACAACTGCTAGTAAATGGTAGTATTGAGTTTGGTGGTGACACACTGATCTCACTTTCTGATTTGAAAGAGTTAGATGGCAAAGGAGACACTGATGAAGAAAAGTGGATTCCTAATTTCGTGATTGATTCATATCTCCACTTAATTAAATCGGAATGCTCTCCTGGGCAATGtaaagctgaggtgctgaagTGGGAGGAGTTTGAAAAAGTAGCTGTggaaaagataaaagaaaagaacttgcTTCAGCAAGACATCATCCTTATTCCCTGTAATAGTGGTGGAAGGCATTGGGTTCTGTGTGCCATTTTGTCCAAAGAGAAGTCTATCGTAGTACTAGATAGTTTACCTGGTGAGACAGTGAAGCCAAGCACACAAGCCATTCTATCAAAAGTGATGACCATGTTGAGATTAACCAACAGCACAACTGATTTCCAACAGGAGGAGTGGTCGTTGTATGTCAACATGTGCAAAGAAATCCCCCAGCAGCAAAATGGGTATGATTGTGGCATCTTCACCTGTCTGTATGCTAGATGTTTAGCCACAGGATGCCCAATGGTAGTCCAAGACAACATACCAGCTCTCAGACAGGTGATGATTGTAGAGCTTCACCAGAGAAAGCTATCCTCACTCCCAGGTCCAACAGTTAAAGCAGGGGAGTACTATGCAGTGGCATTTGTGCAAAACTTCTACTTTGGTAGAGTCTTAGAAGTGAATGGAAGTTCAGTGACACTTAAATTCTTGCACCGTGTGGGAGCTGAAACCTTCCATTGGCCAAGGCGGGATGATGTGCTACAAGTCCATCAGTCATGCATTTTCTTTGGCCCTGTTACAGTCCCTATGTTTATCAGTGGTCCATTCAAGGTTCCTGAACTACAGTATGTTCAAAAGTTATTCAAGGCCATGAATAGAAGTAAAAATGCATAG